The Klebsiella aerogenes KCTC 2190 region ATAAGATCATCCTCAAAGAGGAGACGCTGAAGCAGGCCGTTGATAACGGCGATGCGAAAATCACCGGTAACGCCGATAAGCTCAATGAAATGCTGGGCTATATGGACAAGTTCGAATTCTGGTTCAACATCGTTACGCCATAATGTCCTGCTCCCGCGGCGCCCGGTCGCGGGAGTTTTCCCTCTCTGCTAGTAGGCTTCCGGCAATGGTCGGTCGATAGAAACCAGTTTGCCGCGCTTCATCGTGATATAGCCCCCGGCTTTCAGATCCGCCAGCACCCGAAAAACATGCGTGCGCGACAGATTAGTACGCTTAATAATAAACAGCGCCAGGCCTTCGTTTTCCCCCTGATGGGTACTCTGGCGATAAAGATAACGAAACAGCATCGGCCTGATGGTCTGATAGCTGGTCATCTGTCGGCGTTCGTTATGAAGATCGATAGTAAAGATCGACATATAGGTCAGAATGGTCGCCAGCTCCTGCACGCGTTCAGGGCCGCCGTGTAAAAAGATTTGGTCAAAGACATCATAAGTGACTTTAACCAGCTTCACCGCTGCGCTACCGATATATTCAAACTTCGCCAGCGGGCAGTACCTTTCCATAAGCCCTATCGGCATATACTCAATGGAATTACCAATATGAAGGCCACTATCCGGCATTAATATTGACAGCGAACCTTCAGTGCAAAAATAAATATATCCTGGCTGAATTGCTAATTTTTTATTAGCCGCAACCGTCAGGGCTTCCCCTTGCGCAATTATTTGCGGAAAAAAGGCATCAATGTTGAGTTGCTGATAATAGCTATGGATATCCTGAAAATTCACGCTATGCCCCTTGCTGCGCAGTCTGCTGTGGTATCGAGTATAGCAGCGAAGTGATAGCAGATTCGAGGGTGATTATTTCTTTGATAATGACCAGTCCCATATGGGACTATCAACGCAAAGTATTCGCTTTAAAATGGCCAGTAATTAGTCCGCATTTGAATTATCCGCTGATATTAAACATTGATAGCGGAACAAATAATCTAAGAGGCCATGCAATGAAATTAAATCAGATCGCTAAACATCTGGCTCTGGCCGGTGTTTTAACTTCGCTGTCGCTTTCCGCCTTCGCTGCCGCCCAGCAGCAGGACGCCACCCCGGCAACTCAGCAGGCAAATAACGCGCTGTACAACAAACTGCCGTTTGCCGATAAAACTGATTTCGATAACGCGCATAAAGGTTTTATCGCCGCGCTGCCGCAGACCATGATTAAAGGCGAGCAAGGCAACGTTATCTGGAACCCGGCAAAATATGACTTCGTCAAAGAAGGTGAAAAAGCCCCGGATACCGTTAACCCGAGCCTGTGGCGCCAGTCACAGCTGATTAATATCGGCGGCCTGTTTAAAGTCACCGACGGTGTTTATCAGATCCGTAATCTCGATCTCTCCAACATGACCATCATCGAAGGCGAGAAAGGGATCACCGTTATCGACCCGCTGCTGAGCGCCGAGCCGGCGAAAGAAGCGATGGATCTCTACTACGCCAACCGCGGTAAAAAGCCGGTTGTCGCCGTCCTGTTCACCCACAGCCATGTTGACCACTACGGCGGCATCCGCGGCGTGGTTGATGAAGCCGACGTGAAGGCTGGCAAAGTAAAAATCTACGCCCCGGCCGGATTCATGGAAGAAGCGGTTTCCGAGAACATTATGGCCGGTACCGCGATGAGTCGTCGCGCCAGCTATATGTACGGCAACCTGCTGAAGCCTGACGCCAAAGGCCAGGTCGGCGCTGGTCTTGGCACCACCACCTCTGCGGGTACCGTGACGCTGCTCCAGCCGACCAACTACATCACTAAAACCGGCCAGCAGGAAGTGATTGATGGCCTGACCTACGACTTCATGATGGCACCAGGTTCCGAAGCACCGTCGGAAAT contains the following coding sequences:
- a CDS encoding helix-turn-helix domain-containing protein, with the protein product MNFQDIHSYYQQLNIDAFFPQIIAQGEALTVAANKKLAIQPGYIYFCTEGSLSILMPDSGLHIGNSIEYMPIGLMERYCPLAKFEYIGSAAVKLVKVTYDVFDQIFLHGGPERVQELATILTYMSIFTIDLHNERRQMTSYQTIRPMLFRYLYRQSTHQGENEGLALFIIKRTNLSRTHVFRVLADLKAGGYITMKRGKLVSIDRPLPEAY